One region of Ostrinia nubilalis chromosome 14, ilOstNubi1.1, whole genome shotgun sequence genomic DNA includes:
- the LOC135078216 gene encoding collagenase-like — translation MKWNWLVFLAAVAVEAGPFKGSQWSYHESVGIPRSEQLKKLELAANSTRIVGGTPVPLGRHPFMVGLVIHLNYVDWFTSMCGASLLTHTRTLTAAHCWDDARMFTLVFGSQTLHTGGLRIDSEDVEVHPDWNPDNLHNDVAIIRHDWVQFNNVISPIILPTEDANNDFLGMWAVAIGYGRISDTNPNPANPELREANLQVISNEECVQRYPNNVVSSTLCTLAPVGINTCVGDSGGPLVAGSGPDRVQIGIVSFVVWGCEDGFPHGFARITSFLPWILSRQ, via the exons ATGAAGTGGAATTGGCTGGTGTTCTTAGCTGCGGTGGCGGTAGAAGCAGGTCCCTTCAAGGGATCGCAGTGGTCTTACCATGAATCTGTGGGGATCCCGCGCTCAGAACAATTGAAGAAGTTGGAGCTAGCAGCCAATTCTACAAGAATCGTTGGGGGCACTCCGGTACCTCTCGGCAGGCATCCGTTTAtg GTAGGACTCGTGATCCACTTAAATTACGTCGATTGGTTTACATCCATGTGCGGCGCGTCTCTCCTGACGCACACACGAACGCTGACGGCGGCGCACTGCTGGGACGACGCACGCATGTTCACCTTGGTGTTCGGCTCCCAGACGCTGCATACTGGTGGCTTGCGTATCGACTCCGAAGACGTCGAGGTCCATCCCGATTGGAACCCAGATAATCTACATAACGATGTCGCTATCATTAGGCATGACTGGGTCCAGTTCAATA ATGTCATCAGCCCCATAATCTTGCCTACTGAGGATGCGAATAACGACTTTTTGGGAATGTGGGCAGTTGCTATAGGTTACGGGCGGATATCAGACA CAAATCCAAACCCAGCCAACCCAGAGCTTCGTGAAGCAAACCTACAAGTGATCTCAAACGAGGAGTGCGTTCAAAGGTACCCCAATAACGTGGTTTCATCGACGCTGTGCACCTTGGCTCCTGTCGGCATCAACACCTGCGTGGGAGACTCGGGCGGCCCTCTAGTGGCTGGTTCTGGCCCCGACAGAGTTCAG ATTGGCATAGTGTCGTTCGTTGTATGGGGCTGTGAAGATGGATTTCCCCATGGATTCGCACGCATCACTTCGTTCTTGCCTTGGATCTTATCTAGGCAATAG
- the LOC135078215 gene encoding collagenase-like: MKWCLLLFLVAVVVEAVPFEGPRWSYHEKVGIPMSEQLKKFELAANSSRIVGGTSVPLGKHPFMVGIVIHLFTPATSVCGASLLTHTRSLTAAHCWYDGWRWARMFTMVFGSQTLHIGGLRIDTEDVEMHPDWNPLNLNNDVAIVRHDWVAFNDITRPINLPIDQANNDFAGSWAVAVGYGRQFDGQVPTFNPDLREAHLQVVPNEVCWQLYPSLVADSTLCTRGPIGTNICQGDSGGPLALETGDDRILIGVVSFGAISCEGGHPAGYARVTSFLPWILSRN; this comes from the exons ATGAAGTGGTGCTTGTTACTTTTTTTAGTAGCAGTGGTAGTGGAAGCGGTTCCCTTTGAGGGACCGCGGTGGTCCTACCACGAGAAAGTGGGAATTCCGATGTCCGAGCAATTGAAGAAGTTTGAGTTGGCAGCCAATTCTAGCAGAATTGTCGGCGGCACCTCGGTGCCTCTTGGCAAGCATCCTTTCATG GTGGGAATCGTGATTCACTTGTTCACCCCAGCCACGTCTGTGTGCGGAGCATCTCTCTTGACGCACACGCGGTCTCTGACGGCGGCGCACTGCTGGTACGACGGCTGGCGCTGGGCGCGTATGTTCACCATGGTCTTCGGCTCCCAGACGCTGCATATTGGCGGTTTGCGTATCGACACCGAAGATGTTGAGATGCATCCCGACTGGAACCCATTAAATCTCAACAACGACGTCGCTATCGTCCGGCACGATTGGGTTGCCTTTAATG ATATTACTAGACCCATTAATCTACCAATTGATCAAGCAAACAACGATTTCGCTGGATCTTGGGCGGTAGCTGTGGGTTACGGGAGACAATTCGATG gtcAGGTTCCCACATTTAATCCGGACTTGAGAGAAGCACATCTTCAGGTGGTGCCAAACGAAGTGTGTTGGCAGTTGTATCCTAGTTTGGTTGCAGACTCAACTCTCTGCACAAGAGGACCTATTGGGACCAATATTTGCCAAGGTGACTCAGGCGGCCCTCTTGCGCTTGAAACTGGCGATGACCGAATTCTg ATTGGTGTTGTTTCGTTTGGAGCTATAAGCTGTGAGGGAGGGCATCCAGCTGGCTATGCACGAGTGACCTCGTTTTTACCCTGGATTCTATCAAGAAACTAA
- the LOC135078362 gene encoding uncharacterized protein LOC135078362 — protein sequence MKWSWLVFVAAAAVVGANPIEGPQWYYHDAVGIPLSARLMELEKQVNYTRIVGGTASNLGAHPFMVGIVSHFAGTSATSVCGASLLSNTRSLTAAHCWFDGWRWAQRFTMVFGSQRLHSGGVRIDTSDIVMHPSWNVNNYQNDIAVVRHNWVTFTNIISPINLPTGQQNNNFAGTWAMAMGFGMTSDFTPPAQNQELRQANLQVITNAQCLPRWPNIVASSLCTTAPVGVNVCVGDSGGPLVVGSGNSRIQIGVVSFGAHSCEAGQFSVFARVTSYLSWILSTLGRIISKMKWCLLLFLVAVVVEAVPFEAPRWSYHEKVGIPMSEQLKKFELAANSSRIVGGTSVPLGRHPFMVGIVIHLFTASTSMCGASLLTHTRSLTAAHCWYDGWRWARMFTMVFGSQTLHIGGLRIDTEDVEMHPDWNTVNLNNDVAIVRHDWVAFNDITRPINLPIDQANNDFAGSWAIAVGYGKQFDNQVPTFNPDLREAHLQVIPNEVCRQLYPGFIVDSTLCTIGPIGTNICQGDSGGPLALETGDDRILIGVVSFGAGACEGGHPAGYARVTSFLPWILSRN from the exons ATGAAGTGGTCTTGGCTAGTGTTCGTAGCGGCAGCGGCAGTGGTAGGAGCGAACCCCATCGAGGGACCGCAGTGGTATTACCATGACGCTGTGGGGATTCCACTGTCTGCGCGCTTAATGGAGTTGGAGAAACAAGTCAATTATACCAGAATTGTTGGCGGCACCGCGTCGAATTTAGGCGCGCATCCTTTCATG GTGGGAATTGTAAGCCATTTTGCTGGGACTTCAGCTACGTCAGTATGCGGGGCATCCCTTTTGTCGAACACGCGCTCGCTGACGGCGGCGCACTGCTGGTTCGATGGCTGGCGCTGGGCGCAAAGGTTCACGATGGTGTTCGGTTCCCAGAGGCTTCATTCCGGCGGCGTCCGCATTGATACTTCCGACATCGTAATGCATCCCAGCTGGAACGTAAATAATTACCAAAACGACATAGCCGTCGTCAGGCACAACTGGGTTACATTTACCA ATATCATCAGTCCCATAAACTTGCCGACTGGGCAACAGAACAACAACTTTGCTGGCACTTGGGCTATGGCTATGGGCTTTGGGATGACATCAGACT TTACACCACCCGCACAAAACCAGGAGTTGAGGCAAGCGAACCTGCAAGTGATCACGAACGCTCAGTGCCTTCCAAGATGGCCGAACATCGTTGCATCATCGTTGTGCACAACGGCGCCTGTCGGTGTTAACGTTTGCGTCGGCGACTCCGGCGGCCCGCTCGTGGTCGGTAGTGGCAACAGCCGAATTCAG ATCGGCGTAGTTTCCTTTGGTGCTCACAGTTGTGAAGCAGGCCAATTCTCTGTCTTTGCACGTGTCACTTCATACCTGTCCTGGATCTTATCAAcg CTTGGGAGGATAATTTCTAAAATGAAGTGGTGCTTGTTACTTTTTTTAGTAGCAGTGGTAGTGGAAGCGGTTCCCTTCGAGGCACCGCGGTGGTCCTACCACGAGAAAGTGGGAATTCCGATGTCCGAGCAACTGAAGAAGTTTGAGTTGGCAGCCAATTCTAGCAGAATTGTTGGCGGCACCTCGGTGCCTCTTGGCAGGCATCCTTTCATG GTGGGAATCGTGATCCACTTGTTCACTGCATCCACGTCTATGTGCGGCGCGTCTCTCCTGACGCACACGCGCTCGCTGACGGCAGCGCACTGCTGGTACGACGGCTGGCGCTGGGCGCGTATGTTCACCATGGTCTTCGGCTCCCAGACGCTGCATATTGGCGGTTTGCGTATCGACACCGAAGATGTTGAGATGCATCCCGACTGGAACACAGTAAATCTCAACAACGACGTCGCTATCGTCCGGCACGATTGGGTTGCCTTTAATG ATATTACTAGACCCATCAATCTACCAATTGATCAAGCAAACAACGATTTTGCTGGATCTTGGGCGATAGCTGTTGGCTACGGGAAACAATTCGATA atCAGGTTCCCACATTTAATCCGGACTTGAGAGAGGCACACCTTCAGGTGATACCAAACGAAGTGTGTCGTCAGTTGTATCCTGGTTTTATTGTAGACTCAACTCTCTGCACAATAGGACCCATTGGGACCAATATTTGCCAAGGTGACTCAGGCGGCCCTCTTGCGCTTGAAACTGGCGATGACCGAATTCTg ATTGGTGTTGTTTCGTTCGGAGCTGGTGCCTGCGAGGGAGGGCATCCAGCTGGCTATGCGCGCGTGACCTCTTTCTTACCCTGGATTCTATCGAGAAATTAA